A window of Sphingorhabdus lacus contains these coding sequences:
- a CDS encoding saccharopine dehydrogenase family protein, whose amino-acid sequence MSKVLVIGAGGVGSVAVHKMAMNPEIFSHISLASRTKSKCDAIADSVKTRTGVVIDTYGLDADDIAATTALLNNIKPALVVNLALPYQDLNIMEACLAAGVHYMDTANYEPLDVAKFEYHWQWAYQDRFKDAGLTALLGSGFDPGVTSVFTTYLKKHHFDRIDTLDILDCNGGDHGQAFATNFNPEINIREVTAVARHWENGEWVETPPMAVKQSFDFEAVGPKNMYLMYHEEIESLKTHLPEIKRIRFWMTFGDAYITHLNVLQAVGMTRIDPVMYEGKEIIPLQFLKAVLPEPASLGPTTKGKTNIGCIATGLGKDGQEKTLYIYNICDHEDAYAETGNQAVSYTTGVPAMIGAAMLVTGKWSGAGVWNMEQFDPDPFMDMLNAHGLPWQVKELDGPLQF is encoded by the coding sequence ATGAGCAAGGTGTTGGTAATTGGCGCAGGCGGCGTTGGTTCGGTAGCGGTCCACAAGATGGCAATGAACCCCGAAATTTTCAGCCATATCAGCCTTGCGAGCCGCACCAAATCGAAGTGCGATGCAATTGCGGATTCGGTAAAGACCCGCACCGGTGTTGTCATCGATACCTATGGATTGGATGCGGATGACATCGCGGCAACCACCGCGCTGCTGAACAATATCAAGCCTGCCTTGGTAGTGAACCTCGCCCTGCCGTATCAGGATCTCAACATCATGGAGGCCTGCCTTGCGGCTGGTGTGCATTATATGGACACCGCCAATTACGAACCTTTGGATGTCGCCAAGTTCGAATATCATTGGCAATGGGCCTATCAGGACCGCTTCAAAGACGCAGGCCTGACCGCGCTGCTCGGGTCCGGTTTCGACCCTGGGGTGACCAGCGTGTTCACCACCTATCTGAAAAAGCATCATTTCGACCGGATCGACACGCTCGACATTTTGGATTGCAATGGCGGTGATCACGGCCAGGCCTTTGCCACCAATTTCAATCCGGAAATCAACATCCGCGAAGTAACGGCGGTTGCGCGGCACTGGGAAAATGGTGAGTGGGTCGAAACCCCGCCCATGGCCGTAAAGCAGAGCTTTGATTTCGAGGCGGTCGGCCCCAAAAACATGTACCTCATGTATCATGAGGAAATCGAAAGCCTCAAAACCCATTTGCCCGAAATCAAGCGCATCCGGTTCTGGATGACCTTCGGCGATGCTTACATCACACATCTCAATGTGCTTCAGGCCGTGGGTATGACGCGGATTGACCCCGTGATGTATGAAGGCAAGGAAATCATTCCGTTGCAGTTTTTGAAGGCAGTTTTGCCTGAGCCTGCCAGCCTTGGTCCAACGACCAAAGGCAAGACCAATATCGGTTGCATTGCGACCGGCCTTGGCAAGGATGGCCAGGAAAAGACGCTCTACATCTACAATATCTGCGACCATGAAGACGCCTATGCCGAGACCGGCAACCAGGCCGTCAGCTATACGACAGGCGTCCCCGCCATGATTGGCGCAGCGATGCTGGTGACTGGTAAATGGTCAGGCGCGGGTGTCTGGAACATGGAACAGTTCGATCCCGATCCCTTCATGGACATGCTGAACGCTCATGGCTTGCCTTGGCAGGTGAAGGAACTCGACGGACCTTTGCAGTTCTAA
- a CDS encoding carboxynorspermidine decarboxylase: METKAGDPGAFAHFDLHRVPSPAFVVDEMAIRRNLAILADVKARSGAKILAAMKAFSMWELAPVIAEYLDGVCTSGLWEARLASEKYRGEIATYCAGYKEADMAEIVDISDHVIFNSPNQHRRFASFLNDSTDVGLRINPEHAEGEVAKYDPCSPGSRLGFPVSQLNAEHLQGVSGLHFHTLCEQDFTPLKRTWDALKPKIAPYFSQIKWLNFGGGHHITRADYQREELITFLQSVRAETGLDIYLEPGEAIALDAGILVGELLDVFENGIGVGITDISATCHMPDVIEAPYRPAMLGERDDGPAIRLGGPSCLAGDIIGDYRLPVSAEPGARFAFLDQAHYSMVKTNTFNGVPLPSIWLWNSATDELKCVKQFDWTEFRDRLS, from the coding sequence ATGGAGACCAAAGCGGGCGATCCCGGTGCTTTTGCGCATTTCGACCTACATCGGGTGCCATCGCCCGCCTTTGTCGTGGACGAAATGGCGATCCGGCGGAATCTTGCTATTCTGGCCGATGTGAAGGCGCGATCGGGAGCCAAGATTTTGGCTGCCATGAAGGCGTTCTCCATGTGGGAACTCGCCCCGGTGATCGCCGAATATCTCGACGGTGTCTGTACGAGCGGCCTATGGGAAGCGCGTTTGGCGAGTGAGAAATATCGCGGCGAAATTGCGACCTATTGCGCGGGCTATAAAGAAGCCGACATGGCGGAGATTGTCGACATCTCGGACCATGTGATCTTCAACAGTCCGAACCAGCACCGCCGCTTTGCCTCTTTCCTGAACGACAGCACCGATGTCGGTTTGCGAATCAACCCCGAACATGCCGAGGGCGAGGTCGCCAAATATGACCCTTGCTCTCCTGGCTCACGCCTCGGTTTTCCTGTCAGTCAGTTGAACGCGGAACATCTCCAAGGCGTGTCCGGCCTGCATTTTCACACGCTGTGCGAACAGGATTTTACTCCACTCAAACGGACATGGGATGCCCTGAAGCCGAAGATCGCGCCCTATTTCAGCCAGATCAAATGGCTTAATTTCGGCGGCGGCCACCACATCACCCGTGCGGATTATCAGCGCGAGGAATTGATCACTTTCCTACAATCGGTTCGGGCCGAAACCGGCCTCGACATTTATTTGGAGCCTGGTGAAGCAATTGCCCTAGATGCAGGGATATTGGTCGGCGAACTGCTCGACGTGTTTGAAAATGGTATAGGCGTCGGGATTACGGACATCAGCGCCACATGCCACATGCCCGATGTCATCGAAGCGCCCTATCGCCCGGCGATGCTTGGCGAACGGGATGACGGCCCTGCGATCCGCCTTGGCGGCCCGTCCTGTTTGGCAGGCGATATCATCGGCGATTACCGTCTGCCCGTATCTGCTGAACCCGGAGCACGGTTCGCCTTCCTTGATCAGGCGCATTATTCCATGGTGAAGACAAACACCTTCAATGGCGTACCTTTGCCCTCCATCTGGCTCTGGAACAGCGCGACAGACGAGCTGAAATGCGTCAAGCAATTCGATTGGACCGAGTTCCGGGACCGGCTCAGCTAA
- a CDS encoding type III PLP-dependent enzyme: protein MYENTDALAVVRALRPDEPITLLRPHAATRAARFFVEKFQGKSLYAVKANPSPALLELLWNAGITHFDVASLGEVRLVNKFLPDAKLCFMHPVKSERAIAQAYHNHGVRTFSLDSHDELEKIVRATNGATDLELCVRIRVSSEHAKLSLASKFGADPSEVADLLVATRQVADALGICFHVGSQAMTPAAFSEAMEHVRAAIVQASVTVDIVDVGGGFPSVYPGMEPPPLESYFDVIHDAFEDLPISYSAELWCEPGRALCAEYASLLVRVEKRRGSELYINDGAYGSLFDAAHVGWRFPVQLQRSDTSIGTQMAEFSFYGPTCDDMDHMAGPFVLPDDIQAGDYIEVGMLGAYGCAMRTEFNGFGETETVVVEDEPMATLYSRSAANDVGLTNRQARASKK, encoded by the coding sequence TTGTACGAGAACACTGACGCACTTGCTGTAGTCCGCGCGCTTCGCCCGGACGAACCAATCACGCTCCTTCGCCCGCACGCTGCAACGCGCGCTGCCCGTTTCTTCGTTGAGAAGTTTCAGGGGAAGTCGCTCTATGCGGTAAAGGCCAATCCCTCACCTGCGCTCCTTGAGTTGCTGTGGAATGCCGGCATCACCCATTTTGATGTCGCATCGCTGGGCGAAGTCCGCTTGGTGAACAAATTCCTGCCCGACGCTAAACTCTGCTTCATGCATCCCGTGAAGTCGGAGCGTGCCATTGCGCAGGCGTACCACAACCATGGCGTGCGGACATTCAGCCTCGACAGCCATGACGAGCTCGAAAAGATCGTTCGGGCCACCAATGGCGCAACAGACCTGGAATTGTGCGTTCGTATCCGCGTTTCGTCCGAACATGCCAAGCTGAGTCTTGCTTCCAAATTTGGCGCTGATCCGTCGGAAGTCGCTGACCTGCTTGTCGCAACCCGTCAGGTTGCGGATGCGCTCGGCATTTGCTTCCACGTTGGTAGCCAAGCCATGACCCCCGCGGCTTTTTCCGAGGCGATGGAGCACGTGCGCGCGGCAATTGTGCAGGCATCCGTAACGGTCGATATCGTCGACGTAGGGGGCGGGTTCCCCTCCGTGTATCCGGGCATGGAGCCTCCCCCGCTCGAATCCTATTTTGACGTCATCCACGACGCATTCGAAGATCTTCCCATCAGCTATTCGGCTGAATTATGGTGTGAACCGGGTCGGGCTTTGTGCGCTGAATATGCTTCACTGTTGGTGCGCGTGGAAAAGCGTCGCGGAAGTGAGCTTTACATCAATGACGGTGCATATGGCTCGCTGTTTGACGCCGCCCATGTTGGCTGGCGCTTCCCTGTCCAATTGCAGCGTTCGGATACCTCGATCGGTACGCAGATGGCAGAGTTCAGCTTCTATGGCCCCACATGCGACGACATGGACCATATGGCAGGACCTTTCGTCCTCCCTGATGACATTCAGGCGGGCGACTATATCGAAGTCGGCATGCTGGGTGCTTATGGTTGTGCCATGCGTACAGAATTCAACGGCTTTGGAGAAACCGAAACCGTGGTGGTAGAAGATGAGCCTATGGCAACTCTTTATTCCAGGTCGGCTGCCAATGATGTCGGCCTTACAAACCGCCAAGCTCGGGCCTCCAAAAAATAG
- a CDS encoding MAPEG family protein yields the protein MDMSILTPAAVLVLWSLIMLFWLAYARFSAAAKLGNSEPVAPGLRGQDIDPKLPPSAAWKSHNYAHLMEQPTIFYPTVFILFLTGTATPVTVIMAWAYVILRIIHSVYQSTVNKVMVRFAIFLASTLCLLFLAVHAVLATI from the coding sequence ATGGACATGTCAATATTAACACCGGCTGCGGTGTTGGTTCTATGGTCGTTGATCATGTTGTTCTGGCTGGCCTATGCGCGATTCAGCGCGGCCGCAAAGCTCGGCAATTCAGAGCCTGTGGCACCAGGGCTCCGCGGTCAGGATATTGACCCCAAGCTTCCCCCGTCGGCCGCATGGAAGTCGCATAACTATGCACATTTGATGGAACAGCCGACAATATTCTATCCGACTGTTTTCATCCTGTTTTTGACGGGCACTGCCACGCCGGTCACCGTCATCATGGCATGGGCTTATGTGATCTTACGCATCATCCATTCCGTCTATCAATCGACGGTAAACAAGGTGATGGTCCGTTTTGCGATCTTTTTAGCATCAACATTGTGCCTGCTGTTTCTGGCGGTGCACGCTGTACTCGCAACCATTTAG
- a CDS encoding MAPEG family protein, with amino-acid sequence MTSAILEPVVALAVWTMIVWIWMYATRIPAMNRAGIDGVNMVGSTGGGLRSDLTAKGEVKASWVADNYNHLHEAPTVFYAISIVLAFIGQGDGLNATIAWAYVGLRVAHSLVQILVNRVVVRFLLFVLSTLALMMLVTHAAMAVLLH; translated from the coding sequence ATGACAAGTGCAATTTTAGAACCAGTGGTCGCGCTGGCCGTATGGACAATGATTGTCTGGATATGGATGTACGCAACGCGAATCCCTGCCATGAACCGCGCAGGTATCGACGGCGTGAACATGGTCGGGTCTACAGGTGGCGGCCTTCGAAGCGATTTGACCGCAAAGGGCGAGGTCAAGGCATCTTGGGTGGCCGATAACTACAACCATCTTCATGAGGCTCCCACAGTCTTTTACGCGATATCTATTGTCCTTGCGTTCATAGGACAGGGTGACGGCCTGAACGCAACCATCGCCTGGGCTTATGTCGGCTTACGCGTTGCGCACAGCTTGGTGCAGATATTGGTCAACCGCGTTGTCGTGCGGTTCCTGCTATTTGTGTTGTCTACTTTGGCGCTGATGATGCTGGTGACACATGCCGCGATGGCAGTCTTGCTGCATTAA
- a CDS encoding class I SAM-dependent RNA methyltransferase, producing MTVSEEIIRVAARGDGVTADGRYVAHAAPGDILDPMGGLIHGPHHATPPCQHFPLCGGCQLQHLDEESLRTFIADRVSHALATQQVDIGEIMPVHLSPPSTRRRVAVRSAWAGKQLQLGFSTEKSHRIIDLRQCDVMAPQLFALLKPLRELLAPRLNRARQVQIKLAIVDQGIDVLIENWIANDLDTHEALSEFAKANGLARVSLDEGYGPVPFWEPEPVTVTLGGVAVAYPPYGFLQATPDGETTLIAAVHHVVGAKNIIADLFAGLGTFALSFDARRKIYAGEADREAIAGLKAAAGRAGRSVFAEHRDLFRRPLSNEELNKFEAVILDPPRAGAKEQVAQLAASKVPDIAYVSCNPASFARDAKTLVSAGYGLQRIWPVGQFRWSTHIELVGHFSRSA from the coding sequence ATGACCGTTAGCGAAGAAATTATCAGAGTAGCTGCACGTGGCGATGGCGTGACCGCCGATGGCCGTTATGTCGCGCATGCCGCACCGGGCGATATACTTGATCCCATGGGTGGATTGATCCATGGACCACATCATGCCACGCCGCCGTGCCAGCATTTTCCGTTATGCGGCGGATGCCAGTTGCAGCATCTCGACGAAGAAAGTCTCCGGACATTTATTGCGGATAGGGTGTCGCATGCCCTTGCCACGCAGCAAGTCGATATCGGCGAAATAATGCCGGTTCATCTGTCACCGCCCTCGACGCGGCGTCGCGTTGCTGTGCGATCGGCATGGGCCGGAAAACAACTGCAGCTCGGATTCAGTACGGAAAAAAGCCATCGTATCATTGACCTGCGCCAGTGTGACGTCATGGCGCCGCAGTTGTTTGCGCTGCTCAAGCCACTGCGGGAATTGCTTGCCCCCCGGCTGAACCGTGCGCGGCAAGTCCAGATCAAGTTGGCCATTGTTGACCAGGGTATCGATGTGCTCATCGAAAACTGGATCGCAAATGACCTTGATACACATGAGGCGCTTTCAGAATTTGCTAAGGCAAACGGTCTCGCCCGTGTGTCGCTCGATGAAGGTTATGGCCCGGTGCCTTTCTGGGAACCTGAGCCCGTTACCGTTACTTTAGGCGGCGTCGCTGTCGCCTATCCACCTTATGGGTTTCTGCAAGCGACGCCGGATGGAGAAACGACACTGATTGCGGCCGTCCATCACGTTGTCGGCGCAAAGAACATCATCGCGGATCTGTTTGCCGGCTTGGGGACATTTGCGCTTTCATTCGATGCCCGCCGAAAAATATATGCGGGCGAAGCTGATCGTGAAGCAATTGCGGGCTTGAAAGCAGCTGCGGGTCGGGCGGGTAGATCGGTGTTTGCCGAACACCGCGATCTGTTCCGGAGACCGTTGAGCAATGAGGAGTTGAACAAATTCGAGGCTGTAATCCTCGATCCTCCGCGTGCGGGTGCCAAAGAGCAGGTTGCCCAATTAGCGGCCTCAAAGGTTCCCGACATAGCTTATGTAAGCTGCAATCCTGCGAGCTTTGCACGCGACGCCAAAACCTTGGTGTCTGCCGGATATGGATTGCAGCGGATTTGGCCCGTGGGACAATTCCGCTGGTCAACCCATATCGAGCTTGTTGGCCATTTCAGCCGGTCAGCCTGA
- the ilvD gene encoding dihydroxy-acid dehydratase has translation MPHQFDKSKLPSRHVSVGPERAPHRSYYYAMGLTAEEIARPFVGVVSAGNDSAPCNTTLDAQADIARKGVEQGGGMPRRFNTITVTDGIAMGHQGMKSSLISREVIADSVELSVRGHCYDALVGFAGCDKSLPGMMMAMLRLNVPSIFVYGGSILPGRYRDKDVTVKDVFEVVGKYAAGACPLSEVEELERVACPGHGACGGQYTANTMACVGEAIGLSLPNSNMAPAPYSTRDQIAHAAGVQVMDLLAKNIRPRDICTREAFVNAARIVAATGGSTNGALHLPAMAHEAGISFDLFDVAEIFKTTPYMADLQPGGQFVARDMYDAGGVYMLMKSLLDEGLLHGECMTVTGKTLGENIAEITWNPSQKVIYPANAPITPTGGVVGLRGSLAPEGAIVKVAGMERLKFTGPAQVFDCEEDCFAAVEARQIREGSVIVIRYEGPKGGPGMREMLSTTAALYGQGMGEKVALITDGRFSGATRGFCIGHVGPEAADCGPIALIEDGDEIVIDADLGVIDLNVAPEILEERRKNWKPRSTDYASGALWRYAQNVGPAYQGAVTHPGGSAETHVYADI, from the coding sequence ATGCCGCATCAATTTGACAAATCGAAATTGCCCAGCCGTCATGTCTCGGTAGGGCCCGAGCGCGCGCCGCACCGCAGCTATTATTATGCCATGGGTCTGACCGCGGAGGAAATCGCGCGTCCGTTCGTTGGCGTCGTTTCTGCAGGCAATGATAGTGCGCCATGCAACACAACACTTGATGCGCAGGCGGATATCGCCCGCAAGGGTGTCGAGCAGGGCGGGGGTATGCCCCGCCGGTTTAACACGATCACCGTCACCGACGGCATTGCGATGGGCCATCAGGGTATGAAGTCGTCCTTGATCAGCCGCGAAGTCATCGCGGATTCGGTCGAGCTTTCCGTTCGCGGTCATTGCTACGACGCGCTGGTGGGTTTTGCAGGCTGCGACAAATCGCTTCCCGGCATGATGATGGCCATGTTGCGGCTGAATGTGCCATCCATCTTTGTCTATGGCGGCTCCATCCTTCCCGGGCGCTACCGGGACAAGGACGTCACAGTAAAAGACGTTTTTGAGGTCGTCGGAAAATATGCAGCCGGTGCTTGTCCCTTATCCGAGGTCGAGGAACTGGAGCGTGTTGCTTGCCCAGGGCATGGCGCATGTGGAGGGCAGTATACGGCCAACACAATGGCATGCGTAGGGGAGGCGATTGGCCTTTCTTTGCCCAATAGCAACATGGCCCCCGCACCTTACTCAACCCGCGACCAAATTGCCCATGCCGCTGGCGTGCAGGTTATGGACTTGCTCGCCAAAAATATCCGGCCGCGCGATATCTGCACACGTGAAGCGTTCGTAAACGCGGCGCGCATTGTTGCGGCGACGGGCGGTTCGACAAATGGTGCTCTTCATCTGCCCGCTATGGCGCATGAGGCTGGTATTTCGTTTGACCTGTTTGACGTCGCCGAGATTTTCAAGACCACACCTTATATGGCCGACCTGCAACCGGGCGGCCAGTTTGTAGCGCGTGATATGTATGATGCAGGCGGCGTGTATATGCTGATGAAATCGCTGCTCGATGAAGGGTTGCTGCACGGCGAATGCATGACGGTGACCGGCAAGACGCTTGGCGAAAATATCGCCGAGATTACATGGAACCCGAGCCAGAAGGTGATCTACCCCGCCAATGCTCCTATCACGCCAACCGGCGGGGTTGTAGGTCTGCGTGGATCGCTGGCACCTGAAGGTGCGATTGTGAAGGTCGCAGGGATGGAGCGCCTTAAATTCACCGGGCCTGCGCAGGTTTTCGATTGCGAGGAAGATTGCTTCGCAGCCGTGGAAGCGCGCCAGATACGTGAAGGCTCCGTCATCGTGATCCGCTACGAAGGACCAAAGGGCGGTCCCGGCATGCGCGAGATGCTGTCGACGACGGCTGCGCTCTACGGGCAGGGCATGGGTGAAAAAGTTGCCCTGATTACAGATGGACGTTTCTCAGGGGCTACCCGTGGTTTCTGCATCGGCCATGTTGGGCCTGAAGCTGCCGACTGTGGTCCCATTGCCCTTATTGAAGATGGCGATGAAATCGTGATCGACGCAGATTTGGGTGTCATTGATCTGAACGTAGCGCCAGAAATCCTCGAAGAGCGCCGCAAAAACTGGAAGCCACGGTCAACAGACTACGCATCCGGCGCTTTGTGGCGCTATGCCCAGAATGTTGGCCCTGCATATCAGGGTGCCGTGACACATCCGGGCGGCAGCGCAGAGACCCATGTTTATGCAGACATTTAA
- a CDS encoding N-formylglutamate amidohydrolase — translation MSELPFRILGQPERNRLLIIGDHASNHVPHDVDLGIAAPELRRHIAWDIGVAEVAELIVSHYPCAAFLGNVSRLVTDLNRYPTDTDVVPAQSDGLVIPGNDLSPEKRDERIWRHFTPYHDRLSSILQEQRPALILSLHSFTPSLASRPEELRPWEVGVLYNETELPSKHAIAFLEAAGICVGDQLPYSGKVLNATMNRHAEANGIPYIGIELRQNEVNHPSGQERFARVLIEMCHYVSEKLGLGLQKP, via the coding sequence ATGAGCGAACTGCCTTTTCGGATATTGGGTCAACCCGAACGAAACCGTCTTCTAATTATCGGGGACCACGCGTCCAATCATGTTCCGCACGACGTCGATCTCGGAATCGCGGCGCCGGAGCTAAGACGACATATCGCCTGGGACATCGGCGTTGCCGAAGTGGCAGAGCTCATCGTTTCCCATTACCCGTGCGCCGCATTTCTGGGGAATGTATCGCGCTTGGTCACGGACCTTAACCGGTATCCCACTGATACCGATGTTGTACCTGCGCAAAGCGATGGCCTTGTCATTCCAGGAAATGATTTGTCGCCCGAGAAGAGAGACGAGCGGATTTGGCGGCATTTTACGCCTTATCATGACCGACTATCATCAATTTTACAGGAACAGCGTCCGGCGCTGATATTGTCGCTACACAGCTTTACGCCGTCGTTGGCTAGTCGTCCTGAGGAACTCCGTCCGTGGGAGGTCGGGGTATTGTATAATGAAACTGAACTACCCTCCAAACATGCGATCGCATTTCTGGAAGCGGCCGGCATCTGCGTCGGTGATCAATTGCCCTATTCTGGCAAGGTTTTGAATGCGACGATGAACCGGCATGCGGAAGCCAATGGCATACCCTATATCGGTATCGAACTACGCCAGAACGAGGTGAACCATCCATCAGGGCAGGAAAGATTCGCACGCGTTCTGATCGAAATGTGCCATTATGTTTCAGAAAAGCTTGGCTTGGGGCTGCAAAAGCCATAG
- a CDS encoding 4-(cytidine 5'-diphospho)-2-C-methyl-D-erythritol kinase, with translation MGTSHATAFAKINLALHVRKRRADGYHELETVFAFLDQGDSLWMEPSEQFSLDLEGPFGRNLADEDYETNLIYRAAKLHRNGVVPPVAFRLNKRLPIAAGLGGGSADAAAALRLLNDKCEVPLSTDELHAIAAQLGADVPACIDSLPVVGRGTGTLLEPIENDVSGLHCLLVNPNISVATGPVFKAWDGVDRGPMPEGSARSILQDGRNDLEPMALKICPQIGIILQELREAKPLVARMSGSGATCFGLFDDAETLQRSAAEVASRHPDWWTMTGRLR, from the coding sequence ATGGGGACTTCCCATGCGACGGCATTTGCCAAGATAAATTTGGCGCTGCATGTCCGTAAACGGCGTGCGGATGGCTATCATGAACTGGAAACGGTTTTTGCGTTTCTGGATCAGGGCGACTCCCTTTGGATGGAGCCGTCAGAGCAGTTCTCACTCGATCTTGAAGGGCCATTTGGACGCAATCTGGCCGACGAAGATTATGAGACTAATCTGATCTATCGTGCAGCGAAACTGCATCGCAATGGAGTAGTGCCGCCTGTGGCCTTCCGGTTGAACAAAAGGCTACCCATTGCTGCCGGATTGGGCGGAGGGTCAGCAGATGCCGCCGCGGCACTTCGGCTTTTGAACGACAAGTGTGAAGTACCGCTAAGTACAGATGAGCTGCATGCGATCGCTGCCCAATTGGGGGCAGATGTGCCGGCCTGTATCGACAGTCTGCCCGTCGTTGGCCGCGGAACAGGCACGTTGCTTGAACCAATCGAGAATGATGTCAGCGGATTGCACTGTCTGCTCGTAAATCCCAATATCTCCGTGGCTACCGGACCAGTATTCAAGGCCTGGGATGGTGTCGACCGCGGACCGATGCCGGAGGGTTCAGCGCGATCCATATTGCAGGATGGACGAAACGATCTTGAGCCGATGGCGCTGAAAATCTGTCCGCAAATCGGAATTATCTTGCAGGAACTTAGAGAAGCTAAGCCGCTTGTCGCGCGTATGTCCGGATCGGGCGCGACCTGCTTCGGGCTATTTGATGATGCCGAAACCCTTCAGCGTTCCGCTGCTGAAGTTGCTAGTCGGCATCCCGACTGGTGGACAATGACAGGACGTTTGCGATGA
- a CDS encoding tetratricopeptide repeat protein: MALPIVAQAKTESFADQYVAARVAEIGEQDRLAVQGYLKLQARIPESDILADRLFDASIRAGDMPAAVRAARARSLAKQGTAETALLLFADAWRQRNHDMADLAADELASRGSLAFMSPVLKQWVLIRRGDAPEFAEVDPAVNGVLAYYSTDQRIYFDLATGRLAKAKLGLRSIASQSGDYVRNVLLAGAETLSGPKGDPVFAQALMRAAAGSSAMTPSAPKTGTALSPDIGLAAFYARISAALAEQNQPEEGLVLARIATWLAPDRAEMKLALTHALHANGLLSEALQLLATVPVESPLYFSAFEKRVDYLIGAGQVENALSLTKSEMDRNPKSVATQLLRARALQAQGSTAEVVSIYRSMTQSDDFAALPPRQQASYRLLLASALDQANDWPAAKVELEKLLIADPNNAQGLNYLGYALLERGGDKAKAFTLVKRAYEINPDSSAIIDSLGWAYYLQGNTALALPLLEKAAKAAGPDIAINEHLGDVYWAVGRRRDARYAWRIASYGTEGETAERLSRKIDIGLNGRKP, encoded by the coding sequence TTGGCTTTGCCAATCGTCGCCCAGGCGAAAACCGAAAGTTTCGCCGACCAATATGTCGCGGCGCGTGTTGCCGAAATCGGGGAGCAGGATCGCCTTGCGGTGCAAGGCTATCTTAAGCTTCAGGCGCGAATTCCCGAAAGCGATATTCTCGCAGACCGTCTGTTTGACGCCTCTATTCGTGCAGGTGATATGCCGGCGGCCGTCCGGGCGGCGCGAGCGCGGTCGCTGGCCAAACAAGGGACTGCAGAAACCGCGCTCTTGTTATTTGCCGATGCGTGGCGGCAACGTAATCATGATATGGCGGATTTGGCAGCCGACGAGTTGGCTTCGCGCGGAAGTCTGGCGTTCATGTCGCCTGTATTGAAGCAGTGGGTATTGATCCGGCGGGGTGATGCGCCGGAATTTGCCGAAGTCGACCCTGCGGTAAATGGCGTGCTTGCCTATTATTCAACCGATCAGCGTATCTATTTTGATCTGGCAACAGGTCGATTGGCGAAAGCAAAGCTGGGATTGCGGTCAATCGCATCTCAGTCCGGCGATTATGTCCGCAACGTCCTGTTGGCAGGTGCGGAAACCTTGTCGGGACCCAAGGGTGATCCGGTCTTCGCGCAAGCCCTCATGCGCGCAGCCGCTGGCTCTTCTGCCATGACGCCATCAGCGCCCAAAACAGGGACGGCGCTGTCGCCAGACATCGGTCTTGCTGCTTTCTATGCCCGCATATCCGCAGCTCTGGCCGAACAGAACCAGCCAGAAGAAGGGCTTGTGTTGGCGCGCATCGCGACATGGCTGGCCCCGGATCGTGCGGAAATGAAATTGGCGCTTACGCATGCTTTACATGCCAATGGATTGTTGTCTGAGGCATTGCAGTTGCTCGCAACCGTTCCGGTCGAATCGCCTCTATATTTTTCAGCGTTTGAAAAGCGCGTCGATTACTTGATCGGTGCGGGCCAGGTCGAAAATGCTCTCAGCCTGACCAAATCGGAAATGGATCGGAACCCGAAATCGGTTGCCACACAATTGCTGCGCGCGCGCGCGTTGCAGGCACAAGGAAGCACGGCGGAGGTCGTTTCGATTTATAGGTCGATGACGCAGTCCGATGATTTTGCCGCGTTACCACCGCGCCAACAAGCCAGTTACCGGCTGCTGCTCGCCTCTGCGCTGGATCAGGCAAATGATTGGCCTGCAGCGAAAGTTGAACTGGAAAAGCTTCTGATTGCCGACCCCAATAATGCGCAAGGATTGAATTATCTGGGGTATGCCTTGCTGGAACGGGGCGGAGACAAGGCAAAGGCCTTTACGCTGGTGAAGCGCGCCTATGAAATCAATCCGGATTCGAGCGCGATTATCGATTCGCTTGGTTGGGCCTATTATCTTCAGGGAAATACGGCACTGGCACTTCCGTTGCTCGAAAAGGCGGCAAAAGCGGCAGGACCGGACATTGCGATCAATGAACATCTCGGGGATGTATATTGGGCGGTCGGCCGTCGCCGCGACGCCCGCTATGCGTGGCGGATTGCAAGCTACGGCACGGAAGGTGAAACCGCGGAACGGCTGTCGCGCAAAATTGACATTGGATTGAATGGGCGCAAGCCATAA